From Alloacidobacterium dinghuense:
ACCTCAAAAAGAGAAGCCCTCGACGCTCAAAAAATCTCTTCATGCGCTCCATTTTGTTCGAAATACCCGGCGATGGCCAACATAGACAATCGTACTTTACGGTGAAACCGAATAACCGTGGCCCAGCCGAAACATCCTAGCCGATTAGGGCAGCAAGTAATGGAAAGCTCGCCAGGAAAAAGATCGCCAACCCGATTCTTCCCATGACTTCGCGACCAGTCTTTCCGCTCTCAACCCCAATGATAACTATTAAAATGAAAGCGTGCGTTAACGTCAATCAAACAGAGTGTGGACTGTGCTGAAGACTTTCACTTTGGTTTGTTTGTTCTGCTACAGCTGTATGGTGGGACAGGTAAGTAACAGCCTGAAGACACGCGACAATATCGTGGCGGTCGACACAGAGCCGGGAACGACTGCAGACTCCAAAATCTCAGCATGTCTCGCGGCACTCCCGAACGGCGGTGTCTGTGATGCCCGTGGACTTGCCGCAACAACACAATTGATTACTTCTACAGTCGTAATCGCGGGAACAGCTCACGTTATCACCTTGTTGTGCGACCCCAGCACGGTCTTCATTCCGAACAGCACTATCACCAACTTATTCAATGTTGGTCAACATGCACGAGTCACAGGGTGCACTATCAGCCTCCCACCTGGATACACCGGAGATGTTTTTACCTTCAATTCTGCTCAGGCGACTATATACGGATGGTTTGATACCGAGGTGGATCACATTCACATTACGGGGGCCAGCGGCGCTACCACGGGAACCGGCTTCCTGCTTTCTTCTTCTGGCCCGAACCAAGTTGTTTCTTTTCTCCGGCTCCATGACATTCAAGTAGCTGAAGTCGGCGCGGCGATTCAGTTAGCTGCAATAGGAAGCGGAGCATATGTAAACGGCAATAGTTTTGCAAATTTCATAACCGTCAACTGTCCGATTGTAGTGGATTTTAATCCTGGGGGTGGGGAGGTGAAGCCAACTATTCAAGGCAATCTCTTTATCAACTTCATCGTGGAAGGTAGTAACCGTCCAGGGTACACATACTGGAGATATAACGGCGCTGGCAATATCTGGAGCAACATTTCTGAGGGTACGATTGGATGGGATTTGCCCGCAGGGCCAGACATCACAAACAACACCGGTTTGGGAAATGTTGCGGGCAACGAGATTGAAGGATTTGTCGGCCAATCGGGTACGGGATGGACTCCAAATTATAATAACGTTTATAAATCGTCAGATTTTGGAGGGCATGTTCCCGGGTTGGTCTCGAATGTGCTCTTTTGGGGCCGCTCCGCCAACTCTTCGCTGCAAGGCGGAATGCTTTCGAACGTTCCCCCGTCGACTTTAACGACATTCCCATATCCGGCTAACGGGTACAACATTGATCCGGCGACCGGGAATACTCAAATTTACTGTGATTCTGCGCAGGATTCTGCAATTCAGATATTCGATAAGAATAAAAATGTGATCCGCAGTTCTGTCGGATGTGGGAACGGCATCTGGACGAGCAACGGGGAAAACGTCAACGGTAACACTGCCAGTCGAACTCTCAATCTTAGCGGGACAAGCACCGTTAGTTCTTTCCGCTTCGTCTCAACGGGAATCATATTCCCTAGCTCCGTAGCAGCGAATAGTTGCAGCGATCAAAGCTTTACAGACAAGCACCTTGCAGATCTTAAAATGGCCGACAACCTTGGCAGCATTTCGCCTCCCTCGACGCTCGGCAATTTAAGTGTAAGTGGTTTTGTCAGCAAGGACGGCATGCTAACTCTACATTTCTGCAACTCGAGTCCTCTTGCTGCAGCACCGCCATCGGGGATTTACAAATTTTTTGCCGTTCATTGAAAAGAACTTAAGAACCGTAACTTCCAGTAATTCACGGTGCAAATAAATGCAGACGTTGTCCGTAAAACTTCAGAGACTTCTACAAATGCCTTTTCACGATAAACTAAATCTTTTATACGATAAACTATGTCTACTTAAGGGGGTACTCTACTATCGCCAGGTGTTCGGTCATTTTGGCAGAGGTTCTACGCTATTTAGGCCCATCTTGCTCCGCAATCCGCGATTTATGCACATTGGAAACAATGTAAACATCCGACAGGGTGCTAGGCTGGAGGTTGTATTAGGTCCCAATAGCCGCATCCCTCGCCTACACATTGGAAATAACGTAAACATAGAACAGAATGTCCATCTTGTGTGTCATTCGCGACTTACCATCAGTGATAATGTCTCGATTACGGGCAACTGCGCAATTGTAGATGTAACCCATCCTTATTCAGACGTAAACAACCTCACCAAAATTGGCGACAGAATACTTGATGAAAATTCGTTTGTCGAAATCGGATACGGGTCATTCCTCGGCTTCTCTACAATAGTTTTACCGGGCGTGCGGATTGGGAAGTACTGCATTATCGGGGCTCATTCGGTAGTCACTCATGACATCCCAGACTACTCAGTTGCCGCGGGTAATCCAGCAAAGCTGCTCAAGCAATATGATGCGATCAGGGGAGTATGGCAACGGGTCTGACCCCCAACTGCCATCAAGCGTTTTCTCATTCATGCAGCGTTTGTCTTTTCGACATCGAAATACTAGTTAACACATGTGGGAAAATCAGCGATGCCCATAAAAGCCTGAGTGTATATAAACCGGGGTGGGCGCCACCAATTTATAATCCCCTTTAAATGCCTTCGCCAGAATGTATCGTGTGTCAATCGCTGAAAAGAGAATTCTTATTCCGAACATCTGATCGTCACTATGGAATAAAAGGCGACTTCGATCTTGTTCGATGTGTCAACTGCGGACTCGTAAGTCTGGACCCAATGCCCACAGAGTCCGAACTCGCGCAGTATTATTCTGAAGGATACTACGCATATCAACCGATATTGAAACCCACTCGTCTGACGAAATTAAAACAGAAGATATTGCGCTCTCCCATTCCAAATCATGACCCTGATTTTAGCGAGCCTGGGGATTTCCTCGATATTGGTTGTGGCAGTGGCACCTATCTCGAACGAATGCGCTCTCGTGGATGGAATGTGCGGGGCGTCGAGCCCAGCGCCCATGGGGTTGCGAATGGAAGACAAGCTGGATTCGATATCTTTCACGGTACCTTAGTTCAGGCTAGTTTCCCATCGGAC
This genomic window contains:
- a CDS encoding acyltransferase — translated: MHIGNNVNIRQGARLEVVLGPNSRIPRLHIGNNVNIEQNVHLVCHSRLTISDNVSITGNCAIVDVTHPYSDVNNLTKIGDRILDENSFVEIGYGSFLGFSTIVLPGVRIGKYCIIGAHSVVTHDIPDYSVAAGNPAKLLKQYDAIRGVWQRV